The nucleotide sequence TAACAAATCAAGCATAACAAGggttgttttcgacatttattcatgcTTTgggtatataaaaacaatgtaattaagtGTGGTAAATCATTTCTGGGggtaagagtgcacctttaaggaTTTTACACGGTTGTCAGCAAGGCAATATCGGTTAGGTTTCGCTTGAACTGCAATCGGGATGCTTTTAGTTATAATCTAAGATGAATCTTAGTTGTTACTCAGAGAGCTTTTCTCCGATCATCGTTTAAATTGGACAACGTGTATCGGCATCATTTCCTAGACAGACTCGAGCTATAgcattttgtttgctttatGTACACATTtagaagaaagaaaaaaattcgGTGGATGTATCTTGTAcgtttttatatagtttgttttatacagtatacatgaactgtgatgtttgtgtagttttgtgctgttccatattttttgtttgtgattttgtgttttatgtctttgacgtttaccctgtgtcattaaacggggtttatgtttaaacttttggcttctgagcttgtttatgtagaTTTTCACATACGTATTGTGTCTGTTTAccgctcttgttttatatttataggtTGGTGAAAACACCTTTCCTAACCTGATACCGCTTCTGACTGGGTTGAACGTGTCTGAATTACATTTACCTCAAAAGCCATACATGGACACAATTCCCTTTCTGTGGAAGAATTATTCTAAAAATGGCTATACAACGTTTTATGCTGAAGATACGCCGTACATGGATACATTTAATTACTTAAAAGGAGGGTTCCAGGATCCTCCCACTGACCACTACATGAGACCATATCAGCTAGCCCTCAGAAACGCCGTAAAAAGAAATTACCCATATATTAACTATAATTGTTATAATGGTATGTCAAGGCATTCACTACAAATCAATTACCTCAAGCAGTTTTTGGATCTATATAAAGGGAAGCGTCGTTTTGCCTTGTCCATgatcaatgttttatgtcacAATTCTGAGAAAACTCTTCAATATGGCGATAACGATTTGCGCGACTTTGTACGGTGGATGGGGAATGAAGGACATCTAAAACATACAGTTTTCATCATCTTTAGTGATCATGGAAATAGACTCAGTGGTATAAGAAGCACACTGTCGGCTTTTTAGAAGATCGCATGCCATTGATGCAAATGATTATACCAGAACAACTAAAATCAAGACATGCGACGGTACATGAATCGTTGCTTGCGAATACAAACAGACTAACACCCATTTCGACCTTCATCAAACTATAGTTGACGTTTTGAAACAGAGATTTTCAAGACCATCTATTGCTTATCGCGAAGGCAAAGTTCGCGGAATAAGTCTCTTTCAGACAATTCCCTTAGCAAGAACTTGTAGAGATGCATGCATCCCAGATACCTATTGCGTCTGTGACCAAACAATTGAGGAACCAACATCTCACGCTTTAGCAAAAACAATGTCAGAAACAGGCGTGCAAATGTTAAATCACATCATGTTGTCAGAAGATCGATGCGCTAAACTAACATTCCATAAAACTACTTCTGTTCGAAGGTATTTAAGGACAATTAACAAATTAGGTCACATACAAACGGCTTTGTCTCTTTTTTGGAATGCCGAAGGTTTAGACAGATATGTTGTGCAATTTCAAACAACACCAGGGTTTGGTATATTCGAAGCAACTATTGGCGTTTATAAAGATGGCGGTGTACGTGTTGAGAGTGATATAGACCGAGTGAACTTGTACGGGAACCAGTCAGCATGTGTACAAGATGCTTTGTTAAGAACGTACTGTTTTTGCGTGTAGAAATACCGTGTCAAATCATAATGCACGTTTGTAtctacattaaaacatacatataatattatttggTTATCTTAAGGCTCTTGATCATACGGTGTATGAAGcgtaattttaaagaaaattttaatcatttaacatATGTACAAATTAATACTCAAAATGGCTCTAACAATAAGGATATTTAGGATGACTATGATGTATGATCTGtatgtattattgtttgtttgttgtacTTCTGTGacttttcattcaattattgGTAACACAAATGCAAATGTCTTTCTCACAAAATATTATCGAAAAGGCGCACTAAATTATTGTTTGAAGATTGTCGatcataatgatttcaatatttatgctaTTGCAAACCCGTTTAAGATACaaagttcaaaatatgaaacaacTCGCACATGTTGGAACGACTTCTGGCCTGTATGTACTTGTTTGAGCGTATGAGCAATATAAAACGAACAAATGACACTCGCTTAAAGAAGATACAAATGCGGGTCTATTAGTTGGTACTGTCCAGCCAGAGCCCCTTGTAGGAAGTGTGTATTTTCATAATTactatttgtttcatattatggCTTCAAATAATCAGATTGATCCATAATGTACAAACGCATGAGTGACTCAAAGAAGATATTAAggtgtatgtgttttattattgctTCAGAATTGATATGGTTATGGTTAATAATATGTTGGgcataaaatgtgttaatgcttgcaatataatttgttaggcataaaaatgtgttaatgctGGCAATATGTTTTTCGAATACGTAGAAggtataataaatagttcattgtattaaaaaaaacgatATATACCAAACATATAGTTATTTTCAAAAGCACacgttttaaatttaatttgaattcaGAAGTCATCCAGAACCAAACTGTACAAACGCGTGTGTTGCACAAAAGATATACAGTGGTCAATTTGTTTTACTATTGTTTCAGTATTGATAGGTTTATGGCTAACCGGGAGTAGgttttacatataaatagaCAAATTAATAACTTTTTGCTTTTTGTTGATTCAATGAATCTCGAGAATTTAAACCAAGGATACATTTAAGATTATCCTGTTTGTCATAGAGGTTTCTTAAACATCGCAGTTTATAAAAACTCCGTGTTGTTAAACTGTTTAAACTCACAATATACCAGTACACCCATATATGCAAAATGTACATGACATCAAAAATGCCTGAAGAGTTACAAAGCTCTataaaaatcatgattttaagtactgttattgttttataactatAGCGACTCACATACCTTGCAGACTACGACATGGCAGCAAATAGTTCTGTAGAAGATTATGCTGTAAATGATGAGTATGAAGCTTGTTTACACAGTTATTCATGTTTTGCCTTCATTATACTTGGCTACTGGGATCCTGACAAATTGGTATATCCGAACAATGTTTTATAGTTACGGATTCGGATATGGAAACGTACGCTATGTTGACCCACGGAAATGCTTCTATTGATTCTGCTCGagcaatgttttgtttatagacaCAAAGGTTCTTGCTGGAGTTAATAATTACATGTGCTTTTGAAGTCAAACAAAGGCACTGTAGAAAATAGTGCCCTTATAGAAACATAtctgataagaaaataatgtatccatatgtttttattttacatacagacaaataattgtataaatatccaataattcaaattatttgcttGGACCCATTACCAGTGGAAGGTGTTTGCGTACATTTAGACATTGTTAAATCTTCTTAAATGTTTGAAGAATAGTACAACTTTATCCCTTTGTCATTGTTTCATCACTTTTATAACAACAGATGATATTTGAAAGACTGGGTTGGAAGCAGTATGATAGCCACCTGATGTATGCACTGATAAGACGCTATAATTTCTGTACTAAATCCCCATGTTTGTGCCCCCAACCCCATCCCCTCCGCCCCATTTGGGCTATT is from Mya arenaria isolate MELC-2E11 chromosome 9, ASM2691426v1 and encodes:
- the LOC128246351 gene encoding uncharacterized protein LOC128246351, yielding MRVDGDKGVRMNNTIPLELPATLPYDFYLVTCRNSSEVIIYENLFSNISPTSVHRDFLLAEESPQHLSVILFGIDSVSRSSAIRRLPKTMEILRDMQAYDFKGYTKVGENTFPNLIPLLTGLNVSELHLPQKPYMDTIPFLWKNYSKNGYTTFYAEDTPYMDTFNYLKGGFQDPPTDHYMRPYQLALRNARLTYLADYDMAANSSVEDYAVNDEYEACLHSYSCFAFIILGYWDPDKLVYPNNVL